One genomic segment of Mesoterricola silvestris includes these proteins:
- the ltrA gene encoding group II intron reverse transcriptase/maturase — protein MSEAKPYSISREQVAEAWRLVRANRGAGGVDGETLSMFDKDLEGNLYKIWNRMSSGSYFPPPVKRVEIPKKDGRTRPLGIPTVADRVAQMVAKQVLEPLVEPMFHEDSYGYRPGRSALDAVAKARERCWRLDWVIDLDIKGFFDNLPHDLILKAVRHHTESDSALKWIPLYVERWLKAPAQREDGTLQERTAGTPQGGVISPLLANLFMHYAFDAWMGRVFPNVPFERYADDAVIHCVSLAQAKYVLEGVRRRLKDKGLELHPEKTKIVYCKDDSRPGDHDHTAFDFLSYTFRGRSVKTRDGKLFVGFNPAMSDKAKKAAREAIREWKLTTKMNTKTLSELASFINPIVRGWVNYYGRFHRSECLELLDYLNLVLARWAKRKYKRFHRDWTAAFRWLGDIAHQRQEGLFYHWTLGIRPGGWAGRAG, from the coding sequence GTGTCTGAAGCGAAGCCTTACAGCATTTCCAGGGAACAGGTCGCCGAGGCATGGCGTCTGGTCCGGGCCAACCGGGGAGCAGGGGGCGTGGATGGAGAAACCCTGTCGATGTTTGACAAGGATCTGGAGGGCAACCTCTACAAGATCTGGAATCGGATGTCGTCGGGCAGCTACTTCCCGCCGCCGGTGAAGCGGGTGGAGATTCCCAAAAAGGACGGCCGGACGAGACCCTTGGGCATTCCGACCGTGGCGGACCGAGTGGCCCAGATGGTAGCCAAGCAGGTATTGGAGCCTTTGGTGGAACCCATGTTCCACGAGGACTCCTACGGCTATCGGCCGGGTCGTTCGGCACTGGATGCCGTAGCAAAGGCAAGGGAGCGCTGCTGGCGCCTGGACTGGGTCATCGATCTGGATATCAAAGGATTCTTTGATAACCTGCCGCATGACCTGATCCTCAAGGCGGTTCGGCACCATACCGAGTCGGATTCGGCCCTGAAGTGGATCCCCCTGTACGTGGAACGGTGGCTCAAGGCCCCGGCCCAACGGGAGGACGGAACCCTGCAGGAACGGACGGCGGGAACGCCGCAGGGCGGGGTGATCAGCCCATTGCTGGCCAACCTGTTCATGCACTATGCGTTCGATGCCTGGATGGGGCGGGTCTTTCCGAACGTCCCGTTCGAGCGGTATGCCGACGATGCGGTGATCCATTGCGTGAGCCTGGCCCAGGCCAAATACGTCCTGGAAGGGGTGCGCAGGCGATTGAAGGACAAGGGGCTGGAACTCCACCCGGAGAAAACGAAGATCGTCTACTGTAAGGACGATTCGCGCCCGGGGGACCATGACCACACGGCCTTCGACTTCCTGAGCTACACCTTTCGGGGGCGGTCGGTGAAGACCCGGGACGGAAAGCTCTTTGTGGGCTTCAATCCGGCCATGAGCGACAAGGCGAAGAAGGCCGCTCGGGAAGCCATCCGGGAGTGGAAACTGACGACGAAGATGAACACCAAGACCCTGAGCGAGCTTGCCTCGTTCATCAATCCCATCGTCAGGGGATGGGTCAACTACTATGGGCGGTTCCACCGCTCGGAGTGCCTGGAACTTCTCGACTACCTGAATCTGGTCCTGGCCCGCTGGGCCAAACGGAAATACAAGCGGTTCCACCGGGACTGGACGGCAGCCTTTCGTTGGTTGGGCGACATTGCCCACCAGCGGCAAGAAGGGCTGTTCTACCACTGGACCCTGGGAATACGACCTGGAGGCTGGGCAGGACGAGCCGGATGA
- a CDS encoding glutamate-5-semialdehyde dehydrogenase, protein MSTVRHMARQARAASNLLGVASAGARDGVLRRAAAALRSACPELLEANARDLDGARALLAAGELDASAFQRLKVDAAKVEEMARGLEAVAGLRDPLGRVDLRRLLDEGLELQRVSVPLGVLAVIFESRPDAAVQIGALAIKSGNAALLKGGREAAASVRALVDILRRCLEEEGLPGDALQVLQDRADVDALLALDGDVDLVIPRGSSALVRSIKARTRIPVLGHAEGVCHLYIDAAADPAMAVALARDGKLQYPAACNATETVLLHRDCAPVILPLLARGLPGTELRGCPRCRALLPDLVPASEADWDAEYGAPILALRVVDDLDAALAHIRAHGSAHTEAIVTEDPDAAARFLREVDAAGVYHNASTRFADGYRYGFGAEVGISTSRIHARGPVGIEGLVTVKYLLRGHGQIVADYAGPGGRPFLHRDLSPGT, encoded by the coding sequence ATGAGCACCGTGCGCCACATGGCCCGCCAGGCCCGGGCCGCCTCGAACCTCCTGGGGGTCGCCTCCGCCGGGGCCCGGGACGGGGTGCTGCGGCGCGCCGCCGCCGCCCTGCGCTCGGCCTGCCCGGAACTCCTGGAGGCCAACGCCCGGGACCTGGACGGGGCCCGGGCGCTCCTGGCCGCGGGCGAACTGGACGCCTCGGCCTTCCAGCGGCTGAAGGTGGACGCCGCGAAGGTGGAGGAGATGGCCCGGGGCCTGGAGGCCGTGGCCGGGCTGCGGGATCCCCTGGGGCGCGTGGACCTGCGCCGCCTCCTGGACGAGGGCCTGGAACTCCAGCGCGTGAGCGTGCCCCTGGGGGTGCTGGCCGTGATCTTCGAAAGTCGGCCCGACGCCGCCGTGCAGATCGGGGCCCTGGCCATCAAGAGCGGCAACGCCGCCCTCCTCAAGGGGGGCCGCGAGGCCGCCGCCTCCGTGCGGGCCCTGGTGGACATCCTGAGGCGGTGCCTGGAGGAGGAAGGCCTGCCCGGGGACGCCCTGCAGGTGCTCCAGGACCGCGCCGACGTGGACGCGCTCCTGGCCCTGGACGGGGACGTGGACCTGGTCATCCCGAGGGGATCCTCCGCCCTGGTGCGATCCATCAAGGCCCGCACCCGCATCCCCGTGCTCGGCCACGCCGAGGGGGTCTGCCACCTCTACATCGACGCGGCCGCGGACCCCGCCATGGCCGTGGCCCTGGCCCGGGACGGCAAGCTCCAGTACCCAGCCGCCTGCAACGCCACCGAGACCGTCCTCCTGCACCGGGACTGCGCGCCCGTGATCCTGCCCCTCCTCGCCCGGGGCCTGCCCGGCACGGAGCTGCGCGGGTGCCCGCGCTGCCGGGCCCTCCTGCCGGACCTGGTCCCCGCCTCGGAGGCGGACTGGGACGCGGAGTACGGCGCGCCCATCCTCGCCCTGCGCGTCGTGGACGACCTGGACGCGGCCCTGGCCCACATCCGCGCCCACGGCAGCGCCCACACCGAGGCCATCGTCACGGAGGATCCCGACGCCGCCGCGCGGTTCCTGCGGGAAGTGGACGCCGCGGGGGTCTACCACAACGCCTCCACCCGCTTCGCGGACGGCTACCGCTACGGGTTCGGCGCCGAGGTGGGCATCAGCACCTCCCGCATCCACGCCCGGGGCCCCGTGGGCATCGAGGGGCTGGTCACCGTCAAGTACCTCTTGCGGGGCCACGGCCAGATCGTGGCGGACTACGCCGGCCCCGGGGGCCGGCCCTTCCTGCATCGGGACCTCAGTCCAGGGACCTGA
- a CDS encoding TonB-dependent receptor: protein MTNRHSIWETGRIAALLVASSGLLFSQSSSVGNIMGTVKGPDGKVVNGALVQALTSRGVQELRTNNRGEFIFRQMVPGSVRIKVSAPGTSGFDSALTVVANQTNRMDIKLGAQGITVEVVDSRGLETIDTAQATTGLVLTMTEISDLPIYYMGTNRLDATTFRAPGSVMDSIHGTDAQNNTYVVDGVAASDANYGGKIVLLNNDFIDQVQVLTSGVSAKYGRFTGGVLNVTTKSGTNEFSGSSRFEITNDKWNSKYRMPGVAYYYSNLYHYPLTWSPVADHHQTIQSYTLTGPIIKDKLFFAVAYQTNSPETRIVSKTQPSMGAEVPYTIVRDSYLLDAKIDWQVSLSHRLSAEMNESNSRDLNGISNGNVTTLETLSGLTKTKKGYHSLGYLAQLTSSLALDVKLNDAYSRSGGTGTGPTGGKIKPTWKELESSDVLDNGYGSDNQDDSHTKTGGINLTWMVEAMGTHDVEGGLQFYHFTRTGAASPTPSNYEIVFRNYLPGATSISLANRGLTAFNATDTALYQYFPTSGEADTKVNSLYVNDVWKVNDNWSFNLGLRFDTYKSANNPENITYSFQSLAPRLGASYDLKGDKVHVFRGGLAQYSGMINQGNLRTATVTSAPITREYVYVGTGGANQGNGLDALLADGSVNWAAWGNMAGRTGAANPNKVTDPLLNRNVFVDPNIKAPRTLEATFGYTYTSAVQNLSVTFVRRWNDQFLDDYCYGNGMAPGIAKIVIKNDPNAKQDYYGVEMSYRRRIGEDFTVGGNATWSRTFENAGVNLGGATSQSNDFGTGNIPTSQLNPTGPAPGLDVPVMINADANYRIVLGRGTVNLGLVGTYKSGTAVSFRSGTAQTTLDLQNQGYASSYTRYFPEMGVLRQPEVWTLDLQTGYEHKLVGKTLIYGKANIINVLNRVRYMTRDTSGTVVSQGMTFPHAPSAPDGSLATNVFNPNPTYGLGQGNTFPRMVQVILGMKF, encoded by the coding sequence ATGACCAACCGTCATTCAATCTGGGAAACGGGGCGCATCGCCGCCCTGCTCGTGGCGTCATCGGGGCTGCTCTTCAGCCAGAGCAGCTCGGTCGGCAACATCATGGGAACGGTGAAAGGTCCCGACGGGAAGGTCGTCAACGGCGCCCTGGTGCAGGCCCTCACCTCCCGCGGCGTGCAGGAGCTGCGCACCAACAACCGCGGCGAATTCATCTTCCGGCAGATGGTCCCGGGCAGCGTGCGCATCAAGGTCTCCGCCCCCGGCACCTCCGGCTTCGATTCGGCCCTGACGGTGGTCGCCAACCAGACCAACCGCATGGACATCAAGCTCGGCGCCCAGGGCATCACCGTGGAGGTGGTGGACAGCCGCGGCCTCGAGACCATCGACACCGCCCAGGCCACCACCGGCCTGGTGCTCACCATGACCGAGATCAGCGATCTGCCCATCTACTACATGGGCACGAACCGCCTGGACGCCACCACCTTCCGGGCCCCGGGATCGGTGATGGACTCCATCCACGGCACCGACGCCCAGAACAACACCTACGTGGTGGACGGCGTGGCCGCCTCCGACGCCAACTACGGCGGCAAGATCGTCCTTCTCAACAACGATTTCATCGACCAGGTGCAGGTGCTCACCAGCGGCGTCTCCGCCAAGTACGGCCGCTTCACCGGGGGCGTGCTGAACGTCACCACCAAGAGCGGGACCAACGAATTCTCCGGCTCCAGCCGCTTCGAGATCACCAACGACAAGTGGAATTCCAAGTACCGCATGCCCGGGGTGGCCTACTACTACTCCAACCTCTACCACTACCCCCTCACCTGGTCCCCGGTCGCCGATCACCACCAGACCATCCAGAGCTACACCCTCACGGGCCCCATCATCAAGGACAAGCTCTTCTTCGCGGTGGCCTACCAGACCAACAGTCCCGAGACGCGCATCGTGTCCAAGACCCAGCCCTCCATGGGCGCCGAGGTGCCCTACACCATCGTCCGGGATTCCTACCTGCTGGACGCCAAGATCGACTGGCAGGTGAGCCTCAGCCACCGGCTGTCGGCGGAAATGAACGAATCCAATTCCAGGGACCTGAACGGCATTTCCAACGGCAACGTGACGACCCTGGAAACCCTCAGCGGTCTCACCAAGACGAAGAAGGGCTACCACTCCCTGGGTTACCTCGCCCAGCTCACGTCCTCCCTGGCCCTGGACGTCAAGCTCAACGACGCCTATTCCAGGAGCGGCGGCACCGGCACCGGTCCCACCGGCGGCAAGATCAAGCCCACCTGGAAGGAGCTGGAATCCAGCGATGTCCTGGACAACGGCTACGGCTCCGACAACCAGGACGATAGCCACACCAAGACCGGCGGAATCAACCTGACCTGGATGGTGGAAGCCATGGGCACGCACGACGTGGAGGGCGGCCTCCAGTTCTACCATTTCACCCGCACCGGGGCGGCCTCCCCTACGCCGTCCAACTATGAGATCGTGTTCCGGAACTATCTGCCCGGAGCCACCTCGATCAGCCTCGCCAACCGCGGCCTCACCGCGTTCAACGCCACCGATACCGCCCTGTACCAGTACTTCCCCACCTCGGGCGAGGCCGACACGAAGGTGAACAGCCTCTACGTGAACGATGTGTGGAAGGTCAATGACAACTGGTCCTTCAACCTCGGCCTGCGCTTCGACACGTACAAGAGCGCCAACAACCCCGAGAACATCACCTACTCCTTCCAGAGCCTGGCGCCCCGCCTGGGAGCGAGCTACGACCTCAAGGGCGACAAGGTCCATGTGTTCCGTGGCGGCCTGGCCCAGTACTCCGGAATGATCAACCAGGGCAACCTGAGGACGGCCACCGTGACGTCGGCGCCCATCACCCGCGAGTACGTGTACGTGGGCACGGGGGGGGCCAACCAGGGCAATGGCCTGGATGCCCTTCTGGCCGATGGATCCGTCAACTGGGCAGCCTGGGGCAACATGGCCGGCAGGACCGGGGCCGCCAACCCCAACAAGGTCACCGACCCCCTCCTGAACCGCAACGTCTTCGTGGATCCCAACATCAAGGCCCCCCGGACGCTGGAGGCGACCTTCGGCTACACCTACACAAGCGCCGTCCAGAATCTTTCGGTCACCTTCGTCCGGCGGTGGAACGACCAGTTCCTGGACGATTACTGCTACGGAAACGGCATGGCCCCGGGGATCGCGAAGATCGTCATCAAGAACGACCCCAACGCCAAGCAGGACTACTACGGCGTGGAGATGTCCTACCGGCGGCGCATCGGGGAGGACTTCACCGTGGGCGGCAACGCCACGTGGAGCCGGACTTTCGAGAACGCCGGCGTGAACCTGGGCGGCGCCACCTCCCAGTCCAACGACTTCGGCACCGGGAACATCCCCACCAGCCAGCTCAACCCCACGGGCCCCGCCCCTGGCCTGGACGTGCCCGTGATGATCAACGCCGACGCCAACTACCGAATCGTCCTGGGGCGCGGAACCGTGAACCTGGGCCTGGTGGGCACCTACAAGTCCGGAACGGCGGTGTCCTTCCGCTCGGGCACCGCCCAGACCACCCTGGACCTGCAGAACCAGGGCTATGCTTCCTCCTACACCCGCTACTTCCCCGAAATGGGCGTCCTGCGCCAGCCCGAAGTGTGGACCCTGGACCTCCAGACCGGATACGAACACAAGCTCGTGGGCAAGACCCTGATCTACGGGAAGGCCAACATCATCAACGTCCTGAACCGGGTGCGCTACATGACCCGGGACACCAGCGGCACCGTCGTCAGCCAGGGCATGACCTTCCCGCACGCCCCCAGCGCGCCCGATGGTTCGCTGGCCACCAACGTCTTCAATCCCAATCCCACCTACGGCCTGGGGCAGGGCAACACCTTCCCCCGCATGGTCCAGGTCATCCTGGGCATGAAGTTCTGA
- a CDS encoding DUF4339 domain-containing protein: MDVAWYYSAGGQDRTGPVSWAEIEAAYRSGVIGPQSLLWASHLAGWVPAGTLLDAPTPPPPPASGPAEAPGSRAAFHCGLWALLSMCLCFPVALALAIAAIVQNQKASRMARENPGTYRKPGNGGLVMAIIALCVLPLLALLGIVSAIAIPAFLGQRERARDKAAIANLDSGLYALAGDFDRLKDRAPQEIKAGLEAGLRAQPGRNPWNEAAPAFSYEVEVVTGTDGQGFRDATRAAGGALGQCAYVVQFPGEHQPGMVGGVVRTKNPVGGSPWFVKVRSLD; this comes from the coding sequence GTGGACGTCGCATGGTACTACTCGGCCGGAGGCCAGGACAGGACGGGACCCGTTTCCTGGGCGGAGATCGAGGCCGCCTACCGCAGCGGCGTCATCGGCCCCCAGAGCCTGCTGTGGGCCTCCCACCTGGCGGGCTGGGTCCCGGCGGGGACCCTCCTGGACGCGCCCACGCCGCCGCCCCCTCCGGCCTCCGGCCCGGCGGAGGCGCCCGGGAGCCGAGCAGCCTTCCACTGCGGGCTCTGGGCCCTCCTCTCCATGTGCCTGTGCTTTCCCGTGGCCCTGGCCCTGGCCATCGCGGCCATCGTGCAGAACCAGAAGGCCTCGCGCATGGCGCGGGAGAACCCCGGGACCTACCGCAAGCCCGGCAACGGGGGGCTGGTGATGGCCATCATCGCCCTGTGCGTCCTGCCCCTGCTCGCGCTCCTGGGCATCGTCAGCGCCATCGCCATCCCGGCCTTCCTCGGCCAGCGGGAGCGGGCCCGGGACAAGGCCGCCATCGCCAACCTGGATTCGGGGCTGTACGCCCTGGCGGGGGATTTCGACCGGCTCAAGGACCGCGCCCCCCAGGAGATCAAGGCGGGCCTGGAGGCGGGGCTGAGGGCCCAGCCCGGCCGGAACCCCTGGAACGAGGCGGCCCCCGCCTTCTCGTACGAGGTGGAGGTGGTCACGGGCACCGATGGCCAGGGGTTCCGGGACGCCACCCGGGCCGCGGGCGGCGCCCTGGGTCAGTGCGCCTACGTCGTCCAGTTCCCGGGCGAACACCAGCCCGGGATGGTGGGCGGGGTGGTGCGCACGAAGAACCCCGTCGGCGGTTCCCCCTGGTTCGTGAAGGTCAGGTCCCTGGACTGA
- a CDS encoding TlpA disulfide reductase family protein — protein sequence MKRILKNLLLCGMAALAGSLAAADPADLRIGDPAPSIASAAWIKGTPVKAFQKGQVYVVEFWATWCGPCKENIPHLTSLAKAYKGKATVLGINIWESQKEGGGNTLPRVKAFVKAQGARMGYRVAADGPDAAIANGWMKAAGENGIPCSFLVDREGRVAWIGHPEAMKAALDEVLAGSYDIASARARRETEMEITRPIGVAMAAKDYPRAVKVIEAAMEKRPKLKYSLAYQHLVALYHADLDRGIKVSRGILEESNHEQGAYYMMMAVFAVETDLSPAAYEFGKSIAKEVETRGLGNYMFTAMKAELYAHSGAPKEALAFCEEALAAAEKDPHATPANLKLIRKNLAKLKEIQ from the coding sequence ATGAAACGCATCCTCAAGAACCTCCTCCTCTGCGGCATGGCGGCCCTCGCCGGCAGCCTCGCCGCGGCCGATCCCGCCGATCTGCGGATCGGCGATCCCGCCCCCTCCATCGCCTCCGCCGCCTGGATCAAGGGAACGCCCGTGAAGGCCTTCCAGAAGGGCCAGGTGTACGTGGTGGAGTTCTGGGCCACCTGGTGCGGCCCCTGCAAGGAGAACATCCCCCACCTCACCAGCCTGGCCAAGGCCTACAAGGGCAAGGCCACGGTGCTGGGCATCAACATCTGGGAGAGCCAGAAGGAGGGCGGCGGCAACACGCTGCCCCGGGTCAAGGCCTTCGTGAAGGCCCAGGGCGCGAGGATGGGCTACCGGGTCGCCGCCGACGGCCCCGACGCCGCCATCGCCAACGGCTGGATGAAGGCCGCCGGGGAGAACGGCATCCCCTGCTCCTTCCTGGTGGACCGGGAGGGCCGCGTGGCCTGGATCGGCCACCCCGAGGCCATGAAGGCCGCCCTGGACGAGGTGCTCGCCGGCAGCTACGACATCGCTTCCGCCCGCGCCCGCCGCGAGACGGAAATGGAGATCACCCGGCCCATCGGCGTGGCCATGGCCGCCAAGGACTACCCCCGGGCCGTCAAGGTCATCGAAGCCGCCATGGAGAAGCGCCCGAAGCTGAAGTACTCCCTGGCCTACCAGCACCTGGTGGCCCTGTACCACGCCGACCTGGACCGCGGCATCAAGGTGTCCCGGGGCATCCTCGAGGAATCCAACCACGAGCAGGGCGCCTACTACATGATGATGGCCGTCTTCGCCGTGGAGACCGACCTCTCCCCGGCCGCCTACGAATTCGGCAAGAGCATCGCCAAGGAGGTCGAGACCCGCGGCCTCGGCAACTACATGTTCACCGCCATGAAGGCCGAGCTGTACGCCCATTCCGGCGCCCCCAAGGAGGCCCTGGCCTTCTGCGAGGAGGCCCTCGCCGCGGCGGAGAAGGACCCCCACGCCACCCCCGCCAACCTCAAGCTGATCCGCAAGAACCTGGCGAAGTTGAAGGAGATCCAGTAG
- the proB gene encoding glutamate 5-kinase, producing MKRSAPQRIVVKAGTQVLLSEDGFPSLGRIFALVESLASLRRQGRDVLLVSSGAVGLGARRLGIPTRPGTLSLQQACAAVGQGELMALYQSAFGRLDTVCAQVLLTQEDFSDPERRANLRATLERLLKMGVIPIINENDTVATLELGRIKVFGDNDKLGALVAAGLGADLLLILSDVDGLHERNPHQDPGAPLLREVAAITPEILARAQGSGSRGRGGMATKLESARLCMESGVAVVIARGEGTGTLERVVSGEAHCTRFLAGPRPKGDPLGPWLKEAGS from the coding sequence ATGAAAAGGTCCGCCCCCCAGCGCATCGTGGTCAAGGCCGGCACCCAGGTGCTGCTTTCGGAGGACGGCTTCCCGTCCCTGGGAAGGATCTTCGCCCTGGTGGAATCCCTGGCGTCCCTGCGCCGCCAGGGGCGGGACGTGCTCCTGGTGAGCTCGGGCGCCGTGGGCCTGGGGGCCCGGCGCCTGGGGATCCCCACCCGGCCCGGCACCCTCTCCCTGCAGCAGGCCTGCGCCGCCGTGGGGCAGGGGGAGCTCATGGCCCTCTACCAGTCCGCCTTCGGGCGCCTGGACACGGTGTGCGCCCAGGTGCTCCTCACCCAGGAGGACTTCTCCGATCCCGAGCGGCGCGCCAATCTCCGGGCGACGCTGGAAAGGCTCCTGAAGATGGGCGTGATCCCCATCATCAACGAGAACGACACCGTCGCGACCCTGGAGCTGGGCCGCATCAAGGTCTTCGGAGACAACGACAAGCTGGGCGCCCTGGTGGCCGCGGGCCTGGGTGCGGACCTCCTGCTGATCCTCTCGGACGTGGACGGCCTCCACGAGCGCAACCCCCACCAGGACCCCGGCGCCCCCCTCCTGCGGGAGGTGGCGGCCATCACCCCGGAGATCCTGGCCCGGGCCCAGGGGAGCGGGTCCCGGGGGCGGGGCGGCATGGCCACCAAGCTGGAATCCGCGCGCCTGTGCATGGAATCCGGCGTGGCCGTGGTCATCGCCCGGGGGGAAGGCACCGGCACCCTGGAGCGCGTGGTTTCGGGCGAGGCCCACTGCACCCGCTTCCTGGCGGGTCCCCGGCCCAAGGGCGATCCCCTGGGCCCCTGGCTGAAGGAGGCCGGATCATGA
- a CDS encoding HAMP domain-containing sensor histidine kinase: MPSVQVCRPRSRRLRWRPLRGYGKLLSPPVLLGIWALAAVLSAFLPGMYTSHRMGVAAQAWEGLAHEGGKAVVKAWTQALPIPAFTRGDEAELRQALEEDSLLHAVADPAKGEVWIREGSRLRPAGEESARLLRWAREAQASGAPTWLPPVQDNPRATDEAVLGLAAGRWWEFKVWRPSAPATERFLKSVTGDRAPFRFALTRYGRDPIMGRKNTEAGGLPRRSWLLPVTKPTFYALFPDLSLAFGDPWVVGILATPAQDALMAHELRTWTRTAWTVHAAFVLLLGLGCLLHLYVSRRDRLRADQLAFLAHSLKTPLTVLKLRCDTVRNAGLSKEVQDSLLARIGDEVDKLVKIIEAGLEGVRPEGREPVLQTVDAAFFQRLAEQMEPIFAGEGRPLSLDVEDVAFQVSGDALQPALNTLLENALLHGAGATRLRVQRRRNLVEIQVHDEGPGIPAHKLGALAGAAPNAGAGQGVGIFLLNQMAAHEGWGLRFDSMGEGFSAVLEIPA; this comes from the coding sequence ATGCCTTCGGTCCAGGTCTGCCGGCCCAGATCCCGCCGCTTGCGGTGGCGGCCCCTGCGCGGCTACGGGAAGCTCCTGTCGCCGCCGGTGCTGCTGGGGATCTGGGCCCTGGCGGCGGTCCTGAGCGCCTTCCTCCCCGGCATGTACACGAGCCACCGCATGGGCGTGGCCGCGCAGGCCTGGGAGGGCCTGGCCCACGAAGGGGGCAAGGCCGTCGTCAAGGCCTGGACCCAGGCCCTGCCCATCCCGGCCTTCACCCGGGGCGACGAGGCGGAACTGCGACAGGCGCTGGAGGAGGACAGCCTCCTCCACGCCGTCGCGGATCCGGCCAAGGGCGAGGTGTGGATCCGGGAGGGGAGCCGCCTCCGCCCCGCCGGGGAGGAATCCGCGCGCCTCCTGCGCTGGGCCCGGGAGGCCCAGGCCTCCGGGGCCCCCACCTGGCTCCCCCCGGTCCAGGACAACCCCCGCGCCACCGACGAGGCCGTGCTCGGCCTGGCCGCGGGGCGGTGGTGGGAATTCAAGGTATGGCGCCCCTCCGCCCCGGCCACGGAACGGTTCCTGAAATCCGTGACCGGCGACAGGGCCCCCTTCCGCTTCGCGCTCACGCGCTACGGACGGGACCCCATCATGGGGCGCAAGAACACCGAAGCAGGCGGTCTTCCCCGCCGGAGCTGGCTGCTCCCGGTGACCAAGCCCACGTTCTACGCCCTTTTCCCGGACCTCAGCCTCGCCTTCGGCGACCCCTGGGTCGTGGGCATCCTGGCCACCCCGGCCCAGGACGCCCTCATGGCCCACGAGCTGCGCACCTGGACCCGCACGGCCTGGACGGTCCACGCCGCCTTCGTCCTGCTCCTGGGCCTGGGGTGTCTGCTCCACCTGTACGTCAGCCGGCGGGACCGCCTCCGGGCCGACCAGCTGGCCTTCCTCGCCCACAGCCTCAAGACCCCCCTCACGGTGCTGAAGCTCCGCTGCGACACCGTGCGCAACGCCGGGTTGTCCAAGGAGGTGCAGGATTCCCTCCTGGCGCGCATCGGCGACGAGGTGGACAAGCTCGTGAAGATCATCGAAGCGGGCCTGGAAGGGGTGAGGCCCGAAGGCCGGGAGCCGGTGCTGCAGACCGTGGACGCCGCCTTCTTCCAGCGGCTCGCGGAACAGATGGAGCCCATCTTCGCAGGCGAAGGAAGGCCCCTGAGCCTCGACGTGGAGGACGTCGCCTTCCAGGTTTCCGGGGACGCCCTGCAGCCCGCCCTCAACACCCTCCTGGAGAACGCCCTGCTCCACGGCGCGGGCGCCACGCGCCTCCGGGTGCAGCGCCGCCGGAACCTGGTGGAGATCCAGGTGCACGACGAGGGCCCCGGCATCCCCGCCCACAAGCTGGGCGCCCTCGCCGGCGCGGCGCCCAACGCCGGCGCGGGCCAGGGCGTGGGGATCTTCCTCCTCAACCAGATGGCGGCCCACGAAGGGTGGGGGCTCCGTTTCGATTCCATGGGCGAAGGCTTCTCGGCGGTCCTGGAGATTCCCGCCTGA
- a CDS encoding response regulator transcription factor — protein MAVKPFPPNRILVIEDEPEIAEMLTLNLEAAGFRVEATGDGATGLAIQERDPADLIVLDLMLPKVGGFEVLHILRRRHDAVPILILTARTGDADRIQGLSRGADDYLGKPFSVLELIARIHAILRRTHNLEAQPRVLRSGPFRINLLQLVVHRGRSDLNLTLREFRLLEVLVSNPGRINSRQELLNMAWDPDGKPMPRTVDVHIGTLRKKLGDSDKSPFIQTLDREGYRWMLPVVPEG, from the coding sequence ATGGCAGTCAAACCGTTTCCACCCAACCGCATCCTCGTCATCGAGGACGAACCCGAGATCGCGGAGATGCTCACGCTGAACCTGGAGGCCGCGGGGTTCCGGGTGGAGGCCACGGGCGACGGCGCCACGGGCCTGGCGATCCAGGAGCGGGACCCGGCCGATCTCATCGTGCTCGATCTCATGCTCCCCAAGGTGGGCGGCTTCGAGGTGCTCCACATTCTCCGCCGCCGCCACGACGCGGTGCCCATCCTCATCCTCACCGCCCGCACCGGGGACGCCGACCGCATCCAGGGGCTCTCCCGGGGAGCCGACGACTACCTGGGGAAACCCTTCTCCGTCCTCGAGCTCATCGCCCGCATCCACGCCATCCTTCGCAGGACCCACAACCTGGAGGCCCAGCCCCGGGTGCTGCGCAGCGGGCCCTTCCGCATCAACCTCCTGCAACTGGTCGTGCACCGGGGACGCTCCGACCTGAACCTCACGCTGCGGGAGTTCCGCCTGCTGGAAGTGCTGGTGTCGAACCCCGGCAGGATCAACAGCCGCCAGGAGCTGCTCAACATGGCCTGGGACCCCGACGGCAAGCCCATGCCCAGGACCGTGGACGTGCACATCGGCACCCTGCGCAAGAAGCTCGGGGACTCGGACAAGTCCCCCTTCATCCAGACCCTGGACCGGGAGGGGTACCGGTGGATGCTGCCCGTGGTGCCGGAGGGCTGA